A DNA window from Plasmodium brasilianum strain Bolivian I chromosome 12, whole genome shotgun sequence contains the following coding sequences:
- a CDS encoding iron regulatory protein, with translation MKHYRSLNLTSCVRRYYSKTNPFESVRKKLSKNNIYSYYDLNELNDSRIKRLPYSIRILLESAIRNCDNLKVTEQNVHTILEWENNCKQKKEIPFMPARVLLQDLTGVPCLVDLATMRDTAELLGGNADKINPQIPVDLVIDHSVQVDHSRSPDALELNEKKEFERNIERFKFLKWGMNSFENMLILPPGSGIVHQINLEYLAHSVFNNNGLLYPDSLVGTDSHTTMINGLGILGWGVGGIEAEATMLGLPISMILPEVVGINVVGNLSDYLLSTDIVLYITSFLRKEVGVVNKYVEFFGPSLKSLKLADRATIANMAPEYGATVGFFGVDDITLEYLIQTGRDKEKVNLIREYLVVNSLFNNYSEHIEYTEVHTLDLSKLNLSLSGPKRPHDNVLLSNLHKDFTLCLESPIGFKGYNIPKEERNKEILFQYKDKQTYKLTHGSVVLAAITSCTNTSNSSSMIAAGLLAKKAVELGIKSLPYIKSSLSPGSKAVQKYLEAGGLLTYLEQLGFYNVGYGCMTCIGNSGNLDKEVESVINENDLICSSVLSGNRNFEGRIHPLIKANYLASPSLVVLFSLIGNVNIDITNYTFNCNGKAINALELIPRKEEINAYEEKYLKAHMYTDIYKNIKYVNKYWNEIKIKKDKLYEWDINSTYIHKPPFFNNMKLELEEIEDIKDAHILLLLGDSITTDHISPAGMIHKSSEAYKFLKSKNVKDEELNTYGARRGNDQVMIRGTFANIRLINKLCPDKGPNTIHIPSNQLMSIYEAAMKYKQEQKDVIIIAGKEYGCGSSRDWAAKGSYLLGVKAILAESFERIHRSNLIGMSVLPLQFLNNENAAHYNIDGTETFTILLNDGNLKPQQHIKVQMNQKGNVVTFDVLCRIDTEIEVKYFNNGGILKYVLRSLLKQG, from the coding sequence ATGAAGCACTACAGAAGCTTGAACCTAACGAGCTGTGTGCGAAGGTACTACAGCAAAACAAACCCATTCGAAAGTGTACGCAAgaaattaagtaaaaacaatatttacAGTTATTACGATTTAAACGAATTAAATGATAGTAGAATAAAGAGACTACCATATTCCATCCGGATATTACTAGAATCGGCTATACGAAATTGTGATAATTTAAAGGTAACTGAACAAAATGTACATACCATATTAGAATGGGAAAATAATTGCaaacagaaaaaagaaattccATTTATGCCTGCACGAGTACTGTTACAAGATCTTACAGGAGTACCATGTTTAGTTGATTTAGCTACAATGAGAGATACTGCAGAATTATTGGGTGGAAATgcagataaaataaatccaCAAATACCAGTAGATTTAGTAATAGATCATTCTGTTCAAGTAGATCATAGTAGAAGTCCAGATGCTTtagaattaaatgaaaagaaagaatttGAAAGAAACATAGAAAGATTTAAATTTCTAAAATGGGGAATGAATTCATTtgaaaatatgttaatattaccACCAGGATCAGGAATAGTACACCAGATAAATTTAGAATATTTGGCTCATTCTGTATTTAACAATAATGGTTTATTATATCCTGATAGTTTGGTGGGTACCGATTCTCATACTACTATGATAAATGGTTTAGGTATACTAGGATGGGGTGTTGGAGGTATAGAAGCAGAAGCAACCATGTTAGGTTTACCTATATCTATGATATTACCAGAAGTGGTAGGTATAAATGTAGTAGGTAATTTGTCAGATTATTTACTAAGTACAgatattgttttatatataacatccTTTTTAAGAAAAGAAGTAGGAGtggtaaataaatatgtagaaTTTTTTGGGCCTAGTTTAAAAAGTCTAAAATTAGCTGATAGAGCAACTATTGCAAATATGGCACCAGAATATGGAGCTACTGTTGGGTTTTTCGGTGTAGATGATATAACATTAGAATATCTTATACAAACTGGTagagataaagaaaaagtgaATCTAATACGTGAGTACTTAGTTGTCAACTCGCtgtttaataattattcgGAGCATATTGAATATACTGAAGTGCATACATTAGATTTAtctaaattaaatttatccTTATCAGGTCCTAAAAGACCACATgataatgtattattatcaaATTTACATAAAGATTTTACTTTATGCTTGGAATCACCAATTGGTTTCAAAGGATATAATATCCCTAAGGAAGAAcgtaataaagaaatattatttcaatataAGGATAAGCAAACATACAAATTAACACATGGTAGTGTAGTCCTAGCTGCTATCACATCGTGTACTAATACAAGTAACTCATCCTCTATGATAGCTGCAGGATTATTGGCAAAAAAAGCAGTAGAATTAGGTATAAAATCGTtaccatatataaaaagctCCTTATCTCCTGGATCTAAAGCAGTTCAGAAATATTTAGAAGCTGGTGGgttattaacatatttagAACAGTTAGGTTTTTACAATGTTGGTTATGGATGTATGACATGTATAGGTAATAGTGGTAATTTAGACAAAGAAGTAGAGAGtgttattaatgaaaatgatttaatttgttcatcTGTTTTATCAGGAAATAGAAATTTTGAAGGAAGGATTCATCCTTTGATTAAGGCAAATTATTTAGCTTCTCCATCATTAGTAGTATTATTTAGTCTTATAGGCAATGTAAATATTgatataacaaattatacatttaattgtAATGGGAAAGCTATTAATGCATTGGAGTTAATACCAAGaaaggaagaaataaatgCCTATGAAGAAAAGTATTTAAaagcacatatgtatacggatatatataaaaatataaagtatgtAAACAAATATTGGAATGagataaaaattaagaaagaCAAATTATACGAATGGGATATAAattctacatatatacacaaaccccctttttttaataatatgaaattaGAACTTGAAGAAATTGAAGATATTAAAGATgctcatattttattattattagggGATAGTATAACTACAGATCATATATCACCAGCTGGTATGATACATAAATCGTCAGAagcttataaatttttaaaatcaaaaaatgtaaaagatGAAGAATTGAATACATATGGAGCTAGAAGAGGAAATGATCAAGTTATGATAAGAGGTACATTTGCAAATATTagattaataaataaactatGCCCTGATAAAGGGCCGAACACTATACATATACCTTCAAATCAGTTAATGTCTATATATGAAGCAGCTATGAAATATAAGCAAGAACAGAAGgatgttataataatagctGGAAAGGAATATGGATGTGGTAGTTCTAGAGACTGGGCAGCCAAAGGATCATATTTGTTAGGAGTAAAAGCTATTTTAGCAGAATCGTTTGAAAGAATTCATAGGAGTAATCTAATAGGTATGAGTGTTCTACccttacaatttttaaataatgaaaatgcaGCACATTACAATATAGACGGTACAGAAACGTTTACTATTTTACTCAATGACGGAAATTTAAAACCACAACAACATATAAAAGTTCAAATGAACCAAAAGGGTAATGTAGTCACATTCGATGTTCTTTGCAGGATTGACACAGAAATTGAagtcaaatattttaataacgGTGGCATATTGAAGTATGTCCTGAGATCCTTGCTCAAGCAGGGTTAG
- a CDS encoding 40S ribosomal protein S6 gives MKLNISNPLNNVQKSIEIDDEKKLLPFMEKRIGNVVPGDSIGEEFLGYIFRITGGNDKQGFPMMQGVLTNNRVRLLFKKGMKCYRPRKKGEKKRKSVRGCIVGQDLSALNLTLVKKGTNEIPGLTDKAVGKKLGPKRASKIRKLFNLDKSDDVKKYVIGRAISKNGKTRFIKPKIQRLVTEKRLLRKKTLLAAKERRREEKKKTIREYKRVLKNYRNQLLLKGEDETGKKKKVKKSISKDNLKKKDSKGKGGENKAKNDKINKDKTKTDGAKKDDGKKKSPSTTNKEKSNKQTKSDNKAVKAEKSTLAKNQKNQKEEGNKAGKKKKN, from the coding sequence ATGAAATTGAATATTTCTAACCCACTGAACAATGTTCAGAAGAGCATAGAAATTGATgatgaaaagaaattattaccATTTATGGAAAAGAGAATAGGGAATGTAGTACCAGGAGATTCAATAGGAGAAGAATTTTTAGGATATATTTTTCGAATTACTGGAGGTAATGATAAGCAAGGTTTTCCAATGATGCAAGGAGTGTTGACAAATAATAGGGTaagattattatttaaaaaaggaatgaaATGTTATAGACctagaaaaaaaggagaaaaaaaaagaaaatctgTTAGAGGATGTATAGTAGGTCAGGATTTATCTGCTTTAAATTTAACTCtagtaaaaaaaggaacaaatgAAATACCAGGTTTAACTGATAAAGCAGTAGGTAAAAAATTAGGTCCAAAAAGAGCAagtaaaattagaaaattgTTTAACTTAGATAAGTCCGATGAtgtgaaaaaatatgttattggTAGAGCTATTtctaaaaatggaaaaactAGATTTATTAAACCCAAAATTCAAAGACTAGTTACTGAGAAAAGATTACTTAGGAAAAAAACTCTCTTAGCAGCTAAAGAAAGaagaagagaagaaaaaaagaaaactatTAGGGAGTATAAGAgagtattaaaaaattatagaaatcAACTCCTTTTAAAAGGAGAAGATGAGacaggtaaaaaaaaaaaagtaaaaaaatctATTTCCaaagataatttaaaaaaaaaagatagcAAAGGAAAAGGGGGGGAAAATAAAGCCAAAAATGACAAGATAAACaaagataaaacaaaaacagaTGGTGCTAAAAAGGAtgatggtaaaaaaaaatctccCTCTACAacaaataaggaaaaatccAACAAACAAACCAAATCAGACAATAAAGCTGTAAAAGCTGAAAAAAGTACTCTAGCAAAAAATCAGAAAAATCAGAAAGAGGAAGGTAATAAAGcaggaaagaaaaagaaaaattaa